In Camelus bactrianus isolate YW-2024 breed Bactrian camel chromosome 10, ASM4877302v1, whole genome shotgun sequence, a genomic segment contains:
- the TRPM5 gene encoding transient receptor potential cation channel subfamily M member 5 isoform X2: MSGPQGGSKQDPSCQSLRRSGAGNVPFVVPGEGVDPMQGAGDTCPGSPGDPGDRQGPGLCRGEIEFGGSGKKRGKFVKVPSGMAPSVLFDLLLAEWHLPAPNLVVSLVGEERPFTMKSWLRDVLRKGLVKAAQSTGAWILTSALRVGLARHVGQAVRDHSLASTSTKSRVVAIGIASLGRVLHRRVLDDAQEDSLVHYPMDEGGGQGPLCSLDNNHAYFILVEPGPPGKGDGPTELRLRLERHISEQRTCHGGTSSIEIPVLCLLVNGDPSTLERISRAVEQAAPWLILAGSGGIADVLAALMNQPHLLVPQVAEKQFKEKFPSEHFSWEDIVRWTELLQNITSHPHLLTVHDFEQEGSEELDTVILKALVKACKSHSQEAQDYLDELKLAMAWDHVDIAKNEIFNGDVEWKSRDLEEVLMDALVSNKPEFVRLFVDNGADVADFLTYGRLEQLYRCIPPRSLLFDLLQRKHEEGRLTLAGLGSQQARELPAGPPAFSLHEVSRVLKDFLHDACRGLYQVERAPARRPMGQKWLLDLNQRSENPWRDLFLWAVLLSRHEMATYFWAMGQEGVAAALAACKILKEMSHLETEAEAGRTQREAKYEQLALDLFSECYGSSEERAFALLVRRNRGWSRTTCLHLAAEADTKAFFAHDGVQAFLTKIWWGDMASGTPVLRLLGAFLCPALVYTNLITFRTGLEDLQELDSLDTEKSLLCRPGSRVAELAEAPRTRSGRGPRAAFLLTRWRKFWGAPVTVFLGNVAMYFTFLFLFAHVLLVDFRPPPQGPSGPEIALYFWVFTLVLEEIRQGFFTDEDTHLLKKFTLYVEDNWNKCDMAAIFLFIVGVTCRMLPSVFEAGRTVLAIDFMVFTLRLIHIFAIHKQLGPKIIIVERMMKDVFFFLFFLSVWLVAYGVTTQALLHPHDGRLEWIFRRVLYRPYLQIFGQIPLDEIDEARVNCSVHPLLLEDSPSCPNLYANWLVILLLVTFLLVTNVLLMNLLIAMFSYTFQVVQGNADTFWKFQRYHLIAEYQERPALAPPFIVLSHLSLVLKRVSRKQAEQKRARLERDLPEPLDQKMVTWEAVQKENFLSKTEKRRKDSGEELLRKTAHRVNSVAKYLAGLREQEKRVKRLESQVNYCTVLLSSMADVLARGSAYWNPRNFGGGSPQAPAEHGGGPGSREHPEAGWPPLNT; this comes from the exons TTTGTGAAGGTGCCCAGCGGCATGGCGCCCTCGGTGCTCTTTGACCTCCTGCTGGCTGAGTGGCACCTGCCGGCCCCCAACCTGGTTGTGTCGCTGGTGGGCGAGGAGCGGCCTTTCACCATGAAGTCCTGGCTGCGGGACGTCCTGCGGAAGGGGCTGGTGAAGGCGGCTCAGAGCACAG GTGCCTGGATCCTGACCAGCGCGCTCCGCGTGGGCCTCGCGCGGCACGTTGGGCAGGCTGTGCGCGACCACTCACTGGCCAGCACGTCCACCAAGTCTCGCGTGGTGGCCATCGGCATCGCCTCGCTGGGCCGTGTGCTGCACCGTCGGGTTCTGGACGATGCCCAG GAGGACAGCCTGGTCCACTACCCCATGGACGAAGGTGGCGGCCAGGGCCCCCTCTGCTCCCTGGACAACAACCACGCCTACTTCATCCTGGTGGAGCCGGGGCCCCCTGGGAAAGGCGACGGGCCCACGGAGCTGCGGCTAAGGCTGGAGAGGCACATCTCGGAGCAGAGGACCTGCCATGGGG GCACCAGCAGCATTGAGATccccgtcctctgtctgctggTCAACGGTGACCCCAGCACCCTGGAG AGGATTTCCAGGGCTGTGGAGCAGGCCGCCCCGTGGCTGATCCTGGCGGGCTCAGGGGGCATCGCTGACGTGCTCGCTGCCCTGATGAACCAGCCCCACCTCCTGGTGCCCCAGGTAGCTGAGAAGCAGTTTAAAGAGAAGTTCCCAAGTGAGCACTTCTCCTGGGAGGACATCGTGCGCTGGACAGAGCTG CTGCAGAACATCACCTCCCACCCGCACCTGCTGACCGTGCATGACTTCGAGCAGGAGGGCTCCGAGGAACTGGACACCGTCATCCTCAAGGCACTGGTGAAAG CCTGTAAGAGTCACAGCCAGGAGGCACAGGATTACCTGGATGAGCTGAAGCTGGCCATGGCCTGGGACCACGTGGACATCGCCAAGAACGAGATCTTCAATGGGGACGTGGAGTGGAAG TCCCGCGACCTGGAGGAGGTGCTGATGGACGCGCTGGTGAGCAACAAGCCCGAGTTCGTGCGCCTCTTCGTGGACAACGGCGCCGACGTGGCCGACTTCCTGACCTATGGGCGCCTGGAGCAGCTCTACCGCTGCATCCCCCCCAGGAGCCTGCTCTTCGACCTGCTGCAGCGCAAGCACGAGGAGGGCCGGCTGACGCTGGCCGGCCTGGGCTCCCAGCAGGCCCGGGAGCTGCCCGCCGGGCCGCCCGCCTTCTCTCTGCACGAGGTGTCCCGCGTGCTCAAGGACTTCCTGCACGATGCCTGCCGCGGGCTCTACCAGGTG GAGAGGGCCCCGGCCAGGCGGCCCATGGGCCAGAAGTGGCTGCTGGACCTGAACCAGAGAAGCGAGAACCCCTGGAGGGACCTGTTCCTGTGGGCCGTGCTGCTGAGTCGCCATGAGATGGCCACCTACTTCTGGGCCATG GGCCAGGAAGGGGTGGCAGCAGCCCTGGCCGCCTGCAAGATCCTCAAAGAGATGTCCCACCTGGAGACGGAGGCCGAGGCGGGCCGCACCCAGCGCGAGGCCAAGTACGAGCAGCTGGCCCTGG ACCTGTTCTCCGAGTGCTACGGCAGCAGCGAGGAGCGCGCCTTCGCCCTGCTGGTGCGCCGGAACCGCGGCTGGAGCAGGACCACCTGCCTGCACCTGGCCGCCGAGGCCGACACCAAGGCCTTCTTCGCTCACGATGGCGTGCAG GCCTTCCTGACCAAGATCTGGTGGGGGGACATGGCCTCTGGCACGCCCGTCCTGCGGCTGCTGGGCGCCTTCCTCTGCCCGGCCCTCGTCTACACCAACCTCATCACCTTCAG GACAGGACTGGAGGACCTGCAGGAGCTGGACAGCCTGGACACGGAGAAGAGCCTGCTCTGCCGCCCGGGCAGCCG GGTGGCGGAGCTGGCTGAGGCGCCGAGGACTCGGAGTGGCCGAGGCCCCCGGGCGGCCTTCCTGCTCACGCGCTGGCGGAAGTTCTGGGGGGCGCCCGTGACCGTGTTTCTGGGCAACGTGGCCATGTACTTCACCTTCCTCTTCCTGTTCGCCCACGTGCTGCTGGTGGACTTCAGGCCGCCTCCCCAGGGGCCGTCAGGGCCCGAGATCGCCCTGTACTTCTGGGTCTTCACGCTGGTGCTGGAGGAGATCCGGCAG GGCTTCTTCACTGACGAGGACACGCACCTGTTGAAGAAGTTCACGCTCTACGTGGAGGACAACTGGAACAAGTGTGACATGGCGGCCATCTTCCTGTTCATCGTCGGTGTCACCTGCAG GATGCTGCCCTCGGTGTTCGAGGCTGGCCGCACCGTCCTCGCCATCGACTTCATGGTGTTCACGCTCCGGCTCATCCACATCTTCGCCATCCACAAGCAGCTGGGCCCCAAGATCATCATCGTGGAGCGGATG atgaaggacgtctttttcttcctcttcttcctgagcGTGTGGCTGGTGGCCTACGGCGTGACCACCCAGGCGCTGCTGCACCCCCACGACGGCCGCCTCGAGTGGATCTTCCGCCGCGTGCTCTACCGGCCGTACCTGCAGATCTTTGGACAGATCCCACTGGACGAGATCGATG AAGCCCGCGTGAACTGCTCCGTGCACCCCCTGCTCCTGGAGGACTCGCCCTCCTGCCCCAACCTCTACGCCAACTGGCTGGTCATCCTCCTGCTGGTCACCTTCCTGCTGGTCACCAACGTGCTGCTCATGAACCTACTCATCGCCATGTTCAG CTACACGTTCCAGGTGGTGCAGGGCAACGCGGACACGTTCTGGAAGTTCCAACGCTACCACCTCATTGCGGAGTACCAGGAGCGGCCCGCCCTGGCGCCTCCCTTCATCGTCCTGAGCCACCTGAGCCTGGTGCTCAAGAGGGTCTCCCGGAAGCAGGCTGAGCAGAAGCGGGCACGCCTGG AGAGGGACCTGCCGGAGCCCCTGGACCAGAAGATGGTCACCTGGGAGGCAGTTCAGAAGGAGAACTTCCTGAGCAAGACGGAGAAGCGGAGGAAGGACAGCGGGGAGGAGCTGCTGCGGAAGACGGCGCACAG GGTGAACTCAGTAGCCAAGTACCTCGCGGGGCTGAGAGAGCAAGAAAAGCGGGTCAAGCGTCTGGAGTCACAG gtcAACTACTGCACGGTGCTCCTCTCCTCCATGGCCGATGTGCTGGCCAGGGGCAGCGCCTACTGGA acCCTCGGAACTTCGGCGGTGGGAGCCCACAGGCCCCGGCTGAACACGGAGGGGGCCCAGGCAGCAGGGAGCACCCAGAGGCTGGCTGGCCACCCTTGAATACCTGA
- the TRPM5 gene encoding transient receptor potential cation channel subfamily M member 5 isoform X4 has translation MSGPQGGSKQDPSCQSLRRSGAGNVPFVVPGEGVDPMQGAGDTCPGSPGDPGDRQGPGLCRGEIEFGGSGKKRGKFVKVPSGMAPSVLFDLLLAEWHLPAPNLVVSLVGEERPFTMKSWLRDVLRKGLVKAAQSTGAWILTSALRVGLARHVGQAVRDHSLASTSTKSRVVAIGIASLGRVLHRRVLDDAQEDSLVHYPMDEGGGQGPLCSLDNNHAYFILVEPGPPGKGDGPTELRLRLERHISEQRTCHGGTSSIEIPVLCLLVNGDPSTLERISRAVEQAAPWLILAGSGGIADVLAALMNQPHLLVPQVAEKQFKEKFPSEHFSWEDIVRWTELLQNITSHPHLLTVHDFEQEGSEELDTVILKALVKACKSHSQEAQDYLDELKLAMAWDHVDIAKNEIFNGDVEWKSRDLEEVLMDALVSNKPEFVRLFVDNGADVADFLTYGRLEQLYRCIPPRSLLFDLLQRKHEEGRLTLAGLGSQQARELPAGPPAFSLHEVSRVLKDFLHDACRGLYQVERAPARRPMGQKWLLDLNQRSENPWRDLFLWAVLLSRHEMATYFWAMGQEGVAAALAACKILKEMSHLETEAEAGRTQREAKYEQLALDLFSECYGSSEERAFALLVRRNRGWSRTTCLHLAAEADTKAFFAHDGVQAFLTKIWWGDMASGTPVLRLLGAFLCPALVYTNLITFRTGLEDLQELDSLDTEKSLLCRPGSRPPPQGPSGPEIALYFWVFTLVLEEIRQGFFTDEDTHLLKKFTLYVEDNWNKCDMAAIFLFIVGVTCRMLPSVFEAGRTVLAIDFMVFTLRLIHIFAIHKQLGPKIIIVERMMKDVFFFLFFLSVWLVAYGVTTQALLHPHDGRLEWIFRRVLYRPYLQIFGQIPLDEIDEARVNCSVHPLLLEDSPSCPNLYANWLVILLLVTFLLVTNVLLMNLLIAMFSYTFQVVQGNADTFWKFQRYHLIAEYQERPALAPPFIVLSHLSLVLKRVSRKQAEQKRARLERDLPEPLDQKMVTWEAVQKENFLSKTEKRRKDSGEELLRKTAHRVNSVAKYLAGLREQEKRVKRLESQVNYCTVLLSSMADVLARGSAYWNPRNFGGGSPQAPAEHGGGPGSREHPEAGWPPLNT, from the exons TTTGTGAAGGTGCCCAGCGGCATGGCGCCCTCGGTGCTCTTTGACCTCCTGCTGGCTGAGTGGCACCTGCCGGCCCCCAACCTGGTTGTGTCGCTGGTGGGCGAGGAGCGGCCTTTCACCATGAAGTCCTGGCTGCGGGACGTCCTGCGGAAGGGGCTGGTGAAGGCGGCTCAGAGCACAG GTGCCTGGATCCTGACCAGCGCGCTCCGCGTGGGCCTCGCGCGGCACGTTGGGCAGGCTGTGCGCGACCACTCACTGGCCAGCACGTCCACCAAGTCTCGCGTGGTGGCCATCGGCATCGCCTCGCTGGGCCGTGTGCTGCACCGTCGGGTTCTGGACGATGCCCAG GAGGACAGCCTGGTCCACTACCCCATGGACGAAGGTGGCGGCCAGGGCCCCCTCTGCTCCCTGGACAACAACCACGCCTACTTCATCCTGGTGGAGCCGGGGCCCCCTGGGAAAGGCGACGGGCCCACGGAGCTGCGGCTAAGGCTGGAGAGGCACATCTCGGAGCAGAGGACCTGCCATGGGG GCACCAGCAGCATTGAGATccccgtcctctgtctgctggTCAACGGTGACCCCAGCACCCTGGAG AGGATTTCCAGGGCTGTGGAGCAGGCCGCCCCGTGGCTGATCCTGGCGGGCTCAGGGGGCATCGCTGACGTGCTCGCTGCCCTGATGAACCAGCCCCACCTCCTGGTGCCCCAGGTAGCTGAGAAGCAGTTTAAAGAGAAGTTCCCAAGTGAGCACTTCTCCTGGGAGGACATCGTGCGCTGGACAGAGCTG CTGCAGAACATCACCTCCCACCCGCACCTGCTGACCGTGCATGACTTCGAGCAGGAGGGCTCCGAGGAACTGGACACCGTCATCCTCAAGGCACTGGTGAAAG CCTGTAAGAGTCACAGCCAGGAGGCACAGGATTACCTGGATGAGCTGAAGCTGGCCATGGCCTGGGACCACGTGGACATCGCCAAGAACGAGATCTTCAATGGGGACGTGGAGTGGAAG TCCCGCGACCTGGAGGAGGTGCTGATGGACGCGCTGGTGAGCAACAAGCCCGAGTTCGTGCGCCTCTTCGTGGACAACGGCGCCGACGTGGCCGACTTCCTGACCTATGGGCGCCTGGAGCAGCTCTACCGCTGCATCCCCCCCAGGAGCCTGCTCTTCGACCTGCTGCAGCGCAAGCACGAGGAGGGCCGGCTGACGCTGGCCGGCCTGGGCTCCCAGCAGGCCCGGGAGCTGCCCGCCGGGCCGCCCGCCTTCTCTCTGCACGAGGTGTCCCGCGTGCTCAAGGACTTCCTGCACGATGCCTGCCGCGGGCTCTACCAGGTG GAGAGGGCCCCGGCCAGGCGGCCCATGGGCCAGAAGTGGCTGCTGGACCTGAACCAGAGAAGCGAGAACCCCTGGAGGGACCTGTTCCTGTGGGCCGTGCTGCTGAGTCGCCATGAGATGGCCACCTACTTCTGGGCCATG GGCCAGGAAGGGGTGGCAGCAGCCCTGGCCGCCTGCAAGATCCTCAAAGAGATGTCCCACCTGGAGACGGAGGCCGAGGCGGGCCGCACCCAGCGCGAGGCCAAGTACGAGCAGCTGGCCCTGG ACCTGTTCTCCGAGTGCTACGGCAGCAGCGAGGAGCGCGCCTTCGCCCTGCTGGTGCGCCGGAACCGCGGCTGGAGCAGGACCACCTGCCTGCACCTGGCCGCCGAGGCCGACACCAAGGCCTTCTTCGCTCACGATGGCGTGCAG GCCTTCCTGACCAAGATCTGGTGGGGGGACATGGCCTCTGGCACGCCCGTCCTGCGGCTGCTGGGCGCCTTCCTCTGCCCGGCCCTCGTCTACACCAACCTCATCACCTTCAG GACAGGACTGGAGGACCTGCAGGAGCTGGACAGCCTGGACACGGAGAAGAGCCTGCTCTGCCGCCCGGGCAGCCG GCCGCCTCCCCAGGGGCCGTCAGGGCCCGAGATCGCCCTGTACTTCTGGGTCTTCACGCTGGTGCTGGAGGAGATCCGGCAG GGCTTCTTCACTGACGAGGACACGCACCTGTTGAAGAAGTTCACGCTCTACGTGGAGGACAACTGGAACAAGTGTGACATGGCGGCCATCTTCCTGTTCATCGTCGGTGTCACCTGCAG GATGCTGCCCTCGGTGTTCGAGGCTGGCCGCACCGTCCTCGCCATCGACTTCATGGTGTTCACGCTCCGGCTCATCCACATCTTCGCCATCCACAAGCAGCTGGGCCCCAAGATCATCATCGTGGAGCGGATG atgaaggacgtctttttcttcctcttcttcctgagcGTGTGGCTGGTGGCCTACGGCGTGACCACCCAGGCGCTGCTGCACCCCCACGACGGCCGCCTCGAGTGGATCTTCCGCCGCGTGCTCTACCGGCCGTACCTGCAGATCTTTGGACAGATCCCACTGGACGAGATCGATG AAGCCCGCGTGAACTGCTCCGTGCACCCCCTGCTCCTGGAGGACTCGCCCTCCTGCCCCAACCTCTACGCCAACTGGCTGGTCATCCTCCTGCTGGTCACCTTCCTGCTGGTCACCAACGTGCTGCTCATGAACCTACTCATCGCCATGTTCAG CTACACGTTCCAGGTGGTGCAGGGCAACGCGGACACGTTCTGGAAGTTCCAACGCTACCACCTCATTGCGGAGTACCAGGAGCGGCCCGCCCTGGCGCCTCCCTTCATCGTCCTGAGCCACCTGAGCCTGGTGCTCAAGAGGGTCTCCCGGAAGCAGGCTGAGCAGAAGCGGGCACGCCTGG AGAGGGACCTGCCGGAGCCCCTGGACCAGAAGATGGTCACCTGGGAGGCAGTTCAGAAGGAGAACTTCCTGAGCAAGACGGAGAAGCGGAGGAAGGACAGCGGGGAGGAGCTGCTGCGGAAGACGGCGCACAG GGTGAACTCAGTAGCCAAGTACCTCGCGGGGCTGAGAGAGCAAGAAAAGCGGGTCAAGCGTCTGGAGTCACAG gtcAACTACTGCACGGTGCTCCTCTCCTCCATGGCCGATGTGCTGGCCAGGGGCAGCGCCTACTGGA acCCTCGGAACTTCGGCGGTGGGAGCCCACAGGCCCCGGCTGAACACGGAGGGGGCCCAGGCAGCAGGGAGCACCCAGAGGCTGGCTGGCCACCCTTGAATACCTGA
- the TRPM5 gene encoding transient receptor potential cation channel subfamily M member 5 isoform X3, giving the protein MSGPQGGSKQDPSCQSLRRSGAGNVPFVVPGEGVDPMQGAGDTCPGSPGDPGDRQGPGLCRGEIEFGGSGKKRGKFVKVPSGMAPSVLFDLLLAEWHLPAPNLVVSLVGEERPFTMKSWLRDVLRKGLVKAAQSTGAWILTSALRVGLARHVGQAVRDHSLASTSTKSRVVAIGIASLGRVLHRRVLDDAQEDSLVHYPMDEGGGQGPLCSLDNNHAYFILVEPGPPGKGDGPTELRLRLERHISEQRTCHGGTSSIEIPVLCLLVNGDPSTLERISRAVEQAAPWLILAGSGGIADVLAALMNQPHLLVPQVAEKQFKEKFPSEHFSWEDIVRWTELLQNITSHPHLLTVHDFEQEGSEELDTVILKALVKACKSHSQEAQDYLDELKLAMAWDHVDIAKNEIFNGDVEWKSRDLEEVLMDALVSNKPEFVRLFVDNGADVADFLTYGRLEQLYRCIPPRSLLFDLLQRKHEEGRLTLAGLGSQQARELPAGPPAFSLHEVSRVLKDFLHDACRGLYQVERAPARRPMGQKWLLDLNQRSENPWRDLFLWAVLLSRHEMATYFWAMGQEGVAAALAACKILKEMSHLETEAEAGRTQREAKYEQLALDLFSECYGSSEERAFALLVRRNRGWSRTTCLHLAAEADTKAFFAHDGVQAFLTKIWWGDMASGTPVLRLLGAFLCPALVYTNLITFSEEASLRTGLEDLQELDSLDTEKSLLCRPGSRPPPQGPSGPEIALYFWVFTLVLEEIRQGFFTDEDTHLLKKFTLYVEDNWNKCDMAAIFLFIVGVTCRMLPSVFEAGRTVLAIDFMVFTLRLIHIFAIHKQLGPKIIIVERMMKDVFFFLFFLSVWLVAYGVTTQALLHPHDGRLEWIFRRVLYRPYLQIFGQIPLDEIDEARVNCSVHPLLLEDSPSCPNLYANWLVILLLVTFLLVTNVLLMNLLIAMFSYTFQVVQGNADTFWKFQRYHLIAEYQERPALAPPFIVLSHLSLVLKRVSRKQAEQKRARLERDLPEPLDQKMVTWEAVQKENFLSKTEKRRKDSGEELLRKTAHRVNSVAKYLAGLREQEKRVKRLESQVNYCTVLLSSMADVLARGSAYWNPRNFGGGSPQAPAEHGGGPGSREHPEAGWPPLNT; this is encoded by the exons TTTGTGAAGGTGCCCAGCGGCATGGCGCCCTCGGTGCTCTTTGACCTCCTGCTGGCTGAGTGGCACCTGCCGGCCCCCAACCTGGTTGTGTCGCTGGTGGGCGAGGAGCGGCCTTTCACCATGAAGTCCTGGCTGCGGGACGTCCTGCGGAAGGGGCTGGTGAAGGCGGCTCAGAGCACAG GTGCCTGGATCCTGACCAGCGCGCTCCGCGTGGGCCTCGCGCGGCACGTTGGGCAGGCTGTGCGCGACCACTCACTGGCCAGCACGTCCACCAAGTCTCGCGTGGTGGCCATCGGCATCGCCTCGCTGGGCCGTGTGCTGCACCGTCGGGTTCTGGACGATGCCCAG GAGGACAGCCTGGTCCACTACCCCATGGACGAAGGTGGCGGCCAGGGCCCCCTCTGCTCCCTGGACAACAACCACGCCTACTTCATCCTGGTGGAGCCGGGGCCCCCTGGGAAAGGCGACGGGCCCACGGAGCTGCGGCTAAGGCTGGAGAGGCACATCTCGGAGCAGAGGACCTGCCATGGGG GCACCAGCAGCATTGAGATccccgtcctctgtctgctggTCAACGGTGACCCCAGCACCCTGGAG AGGATTTCCAGGGCTGTGGAGCAGGCCGCCCCGTGGCTGATCCTGGCGGGCTCAGGGGGCATCGCTGACGTGCTCGCTGCCCTGATGAACCAGCCCCACCTCCTGGTGCCCCAGGTAGCTGAGAAGCAGTTTAAAGAGAAGTTCCCAAGTGAGCACTTCTCCTGGGAGGACATCGTGCGCTGGACAGAGCTG CTGCAGAACATCACCTCCCACCCGCACCTGCTGACCGTGCATGACTTCGAGCAGGAGGGCTCCGAGGAACTGGACACCGTCATCCTCAAGGCACTGGTGAAAG CCTGTAAGAGTCACAGCCAGGAGGCACAGGATTACCTGGATGAGCTGAAGCTGGCCATGGCCTGGGACCACGTGGACATCGCCAAGAACGAGATCTTCAATGGGGACGTGGAGTGGAAG TCCCGCGACCTGGAGGAGGTGCTGATGGACGCGCTGGTGAGCAACAAGCCCGAGTTCGTGCGCCTCTTCGTGGACAACGGCGCCGACGTGGCCGACTTCCTGACCTATGGGCGCCTGGAGCAGCTCTACCGCTGCATCCCCCCCAGGAGCCTGCTCTTCGACCTGCTGCAGCGCAAGCACGAGGAGGGCCGGCTGACGCTGGCCGGCCTGGGCTCCCAGCAGGCCCGGGAGCTGCCCGCCGGGCCGCCCGCCTTCTCTCTGCACGAGGTGTCCCGCGTGCTCAAGGACTTCCTGCACGATGCCTGCCGCGGGCTCTACCAGGTG GAGAGGGCCCCGGCCAGGCGGCCCATGGGCCAGAAGTGGCTGCTGGACCTGAACCAGAGAAGCGAGAACCCCTGGAGGGACCTGTTCCTGTGGGCCGTGCTGCTGAGTCGCCATGAGATGGCCACCTACTTCTGGGCCATG GGCCAGGAAGGGGTGGCAGCAGCCCTGGCCGCCTGCAAGATCCTCAAAGAGATGTCCCACCTGGAGACGGAGGCCGAGGCGGGCCGCACCCAGCGCGAGGCCAAGTACGAGCAGCTGGCCCTGG ACCTGTTCTCCGAGTGCTACGGCAGCAGCGAGGAGCGCGCCTTCGCCCTGCTGGTGCGCCGGAACCGCGGCTGGAGCAGGACCACCTGCCTGCACCTGGCCGCCGAGGCCGACACCAAGGCCTTCTTCGCTCACGATGGCGTGCAG GCCTTCCTGACCAAGATCTGGTGGGGGGACATGGCCTCTGGCACGCCCGTCCTGCGGCTGCTGGGCGCCTTCCTCTGCCCGGCCCTCGTCTACACCAACCTCATCACCTTCAG TGAGGAGGCCTCCCTCAGGACAGGACTGGAGGACCTGCAGGAGCTGGACAGCCTGGACACGGAGAAGAGCCTGCTCTGCCGCCCGGGCAGCCG GCCGCCTCCCCAGGGGCCGTCAGGGCCCGAGATCGCCCTGTACTTCTGGGTCTTCACGCTGGTGCTGGAGGAGATCCGGCAG GGCTTCTTCACTGACGAGGACACGCACCTGTTGAAGAAGTTCACGCTCTACGTGGAGGACAACTGGAACAAGTGTGACATGGCGGCCATCTTCCTGTTCATCGTCGGTGTCACCTGCAG GATGCTGCCCTCGGTGTTCGAGGCTGGCCGCACCGTCCTCGCCATCGACTTCATGGTGTTCACGCTCCGGCTCATCCACATCTTCGCCATCCACAAGCAGCTGGGCCCCAAGATCATCATCGTGGAGCGGATG atgaaggacgtctttttcttcctcttcttcctgagcGTGTGGCTGGTGGCCTACGGCGTGACCACCCAGGCGCTGCTGCACCCCCACGACGGCCGCCTCGAGTGGATCTTCCGCCGCGTGCTCTACCGGCCGTACCTGCAGATCTTTGGACAGATCCCACTGGACGAGATCGATG AAGCCCGCGTGAACTGCTCCGTGCACCCCCTGCTCCTGGAGGACTCGCCCTCCTGCCCCAACCTCTACGCCAACTGGCTGGTCATCCTCCTGCTGGTCACCTTCCTGCTGGTCACCAACGTGCTGCTCATGAACCTACTCATCGCCATGTTCAG CTACACGTTCCAGGTGGTGCAGGGCAACGCGGACACGTTCTGGAAGTTCCAACGCTACCACCTCATTGCGGAGTACCAGGAGCGGCCCGCCCTGGCGCCTCCCTTCATCGTCCTGAGCCACCTGAGCCTGGTGCTCAAGAGGGTCTCCCGGAAGCAGGCTGAGCAGAAGCGGGCACGCCTGG AGAGGGACCTGCCGGAGCCCCTGGACCAGAAGATGGTCACCTGGGAGGCAGTTCAGAAGGAGAACTTCCTGAGCAAGACGGAGAAGCGGAGGAAGGACAGCGGGGAGGAGCTGCTGCGGAAGACGGCGCACAG GGTGAACTCAGTAGCCAAGTACCTCGCGGGGCTGAGAGAGCAAGAAAAGCGGGTCAAGCGTCTGGAGTCACAG gtcAACTACTGCACGGTGCTCCTCTCCTCCATGGCCGATGTGCTGGCCAGGGGCAGCGCCTACTGGA acCCTCGGAACTTCGGCGGTGGGAGCCCACAGGCCCCGGCTGAACACGGAGGGGGCCCAGGCAGCAGGGAGCACCCAGAGGCTGGCTGGCCACCCTTGAATACCTGA